A region of the Amycolatopsis sp. cg13 genome:
GTGGCGTCGAATTCACGCTGCCGAGCACCGCCCGCCGAATGCGCGAGGCGCCGCGCCGCGTAGTAGGCGAGAGGGCGACCGAGCACGCAGCTGCCGAGCAATGCCGCTCCAGCGCAGAAAGTGGTCACCGATTCCTTCGCCAGCAGGAAGCGCGGATCACCGGTCAGGAAGCTCAGTGCTAGGCCCAGGCCGAAAAGCAGCATGAGGAACGACGAGAACAGGTCGATCCGGCGCTGCGCCACCGCGACCCAGACGGTCCGCAATCCGGCGACGATCGTGCCGGCCAGCAGCGACACGTACGCACTCGCGCCGAGCAGGTTGGCCGCGTAGTAGACGACGACGGACAAACCGACGTCCAGGAACATC
Encoded here:
- a CDS encoding VC0807 family protein; translated protein: MTKSTRTMITTMFLDVGLSVVVYYAANLLGASAYVSLLAGTIVAGLRTVWVAVAQRRIDLFSSFLMLLFGLGLALSFLTGDPRFLLAKESVTTFCAGAALLGSCVLGRPLAYYAARRLAHSAGGARQREFDATAQDETLRRRWYQISLVWGVGLTADSVLRIVGVYALPFDTAAALSQALLIIAFAGLIGWTVVMKRRFEQSVQS